Proteins co-encoded in one Streptomyces roseochromogenus subsp. oscitans DS 12.976 genomic window:
- a CDS encoding polysaccharide pyruvyl transferase family protein, giving the protein MARVAVITAPNIGYRNTGMLTVDLAFQSLRRRLGNEIDATWYTLHPPETVPLRACARGTGFPFRFHALTEHLDSLRDHDAVVFWGDFLHTRHYLAQDATNRLLDFGIAEDPDAARALLHRALLLADQPDELLARTLSYGGTILHNTQSDYEDKEYGPLFSRLMRRSHRVWVRDPLSAAKVAHLRGDRTTDCFGSDAALLSRPGDLDHLPTTGWSEEVREGGAIGVFLGARTPIPGWLPGFCQSLSDRFGAPLEWLPWFDRDIPSQVGHIQTRPGAHTIGDLVRVLSRYRLVITDTYHLCVNAWGSGTPVVCVGAPEPRPTTDDDYLTLSDVKKHVFHMAYDAADFYLSTLSDTREAHARRAGRIVRLVEGGGADAIAARIHEHADRSATAFTETLASLLRTGR; this is encoded by the coding sequence ATGGCACGCGTCGCCGTCATCACCGCGCCCAACATCGGATACCGCAACACAGGGATGCTGACTGTCGACTTGGCGTTCCAGTCCCTGCGACGGCGCCTGGGCAACGAGATCGACGCGACCTGGTACACCCTCCATCCGCCGGAGACCGTGCCGCTGCGCGCGTGCGCCCGAGGAACCGGCTTCCCGTTCCGTTTCCATGCGCTGACCGAGCACCTCGACTCGCTCCGCGACCACGACGCGGTCGTCTTCTGGGGCGACTTCCTGCACACCCGGCACTATCTGGCCCAGGACGCGACGAACCGCCTGCTCGACTTCGGTATCGCCGAGGACCCCGACGCCGCCCGGGCCCTGCTGCACCGCGCCCTGCTGCTGGCGGACCAGCCGGACGAACTCCTCGCCCGGACCCTCAGCTACGGCGGCACGATCCTGCACAACACGCAGTCCGACTACGAGGACAAGGAGTACGGCCCCCTCTTCTCCCGCCTGATGAGACGAAGCCACCGTGTCTGGGTGCGCGACCCGCTGTCGGCGGCCAAGGTCGCCCATCTCCGGGGAGACCGTACGACCGACTGCTTCGGATCCGACGCGGCGCTGCTGTCCCGCCCCGGCGACCTCGACCACCTCCCGACCACGGGATGGTCCGAGGAGGTCCGGGAGGGCGGTGCGATCGGCGTGTTCCTCGGCGCCCGTACCCCGATCCCCGGCTGGCTGCCCGGCTTCTGCCAGAGCCTTTCCGATCGCTTCGGCGCGCCCCTCGAATGGCTGCCATGGTTCGACCGCGACATCCCGTCCCAGGTCGGCCACATCCAGACCCGCCCGGGTGCCCACACCATCGGTGACCTGGTGCGCGTCCTCTCCCGCTATCGACTGGTGATCACGGACACCTACCACCTGTGTGTCAACGCCTGGGGTTCCGGCACCCCGGTGGTGTGCGTCGGTGCCCCCGAGCCCCGTCCGACGACCGACGACGACTACCTGACGCTGAGCGACGTCAAGAAGCACGTGTTCCACATGGCCTACGACGCCGCGGACTTCTATCTCTCCACCCTCTCCGACACCCGGGAGGCCCACGCGCGCCGCGCCGGCCGGATCGTACGTCTCGTGGAGGGCGGCGGAGCCGACGCCATCGCCGCGCGGATCCACGAACACGCCGACCGTTCGGCGACCGCCTTCACGGAGACACTCGCGTCGCTGCTCCGCACCGGCCGTTGA
- a CDS encoding acyl-CoA dehydrogenase family protein: protein MLSDSKATILAERSGVADVVAAAPRVAQIAARRGAETEAARRLAPEVVEAVREAGFARHFVPAAFGGTEGRFTDMTSAVILVGEGCASAAWAASLSAYAARYGAYLPLEGQAVLWADGPDALMAGALMPAGKAERASGGWRLSGEWKYISGVRFADWVFACSAVPGTVGPDGRGEVRFFAVPRSDITVKDTWFTLGMRGTGSDTMVLDDVFVPEYLTLSRFDINAGRAAASEARCHTVPVNAVNALPLAVPVVGAARGTVRTAAEQNLRRTDRRGAPLREKAPVQIDLARSAAEVDAAELLVQRAARVADGVEETRDGEAAVRGPRDFALAVELSVSAVERLFRGTGTTGHFDSDPVQRFWRDVNTAASHVIFSFETAGAAYGAWALGVESAEPRR, encoded by the coding sequence ATGCTCAGCGACAGCAAAGCGACGATCCTGGCCGAGAGGTCGGGCGTGGCGGACGTCGTCGCCGCCGCGCCGCGCGTGGCGCAGATCGCGGCGCGGCGCGGCGCGGAGACGGAGGCCGCCCGGCGGCTAGCGCCCGAGGTGGTCGAGGCGGTGCGGGAGGCCGGGTTCGCCCGGCACTTCGTCCCCGCGGCCTTCGGCGGTACGGAAGGCCGTTTCACGGACATGACCTCGGCGGTGATCCTGGTCGGCGAGGGGTGCGCCTCGGCGGCCTGGGCCGCCTCGCTGTCCGCCTACGCGGCCCGGTACGGGGCGTATCTGCCCCTGGAGGGCCAGGCGGTGCTGTGGGCCGACGGGCCGGACGCCCTGATGGCGGGCGCGCTCATGCCGGCCGGCAAGGCGGAGCGCGCCTCCGGCGGCTGGCGGCTCAGCGGTGAATGGAAGTACATCAGCGGGGTGCGCTTCGCCGACTGGGTCTTCGCCTGCTCCGCAGTACCCGGCACCGTGGGCCCCGACGGGCGGGGCGAGGTGCGGTTCTTCGCGGTGCCGCGGTCGGACATCACCGTCAAGGACACCTGGTTCACCCTGGGCATGCGCGGTACCGGCAGCGACACCATGGTGCTCGACGACGTCTTCGTGCCCGAGTATCTGACCCTGTCCCGGTTCGACATCAACGCGGGGCGGGCCGCGGCCTCCGAAGCCCGGTGCCACACGGTCCCCGTGAACGCCGTGAACGCCCTGCCGCTCGCCGTCCCCGTGGTGGGCGCCGCGCGGGGTACGGTCCGCACCGCGGCCGAGCAGAACCTCCGCCGGACCGACCGCCGCGGCGCCCCGCTGCGCGAGAAGGCGCCGGTGCAGATCGACCTGGCCCGCTCGGCCGCCGAGGTGGACGCCGCCGAACTCCTCGTCCAGCGCGCCGCACGGGTCGCCGACGGCGTCGAGGAGACCCGGGACGGTGAGGCGGCGGTCCGCGGACCGCGCGACTTCGCGCTGGCGGTCGAACTGTCCGTGTCGGCCGTCGAGCGCCTCTTCCGCGGCACCGGGACGACGGGTCACTTCGACTCCGACCCCGTCCAGCGGTTCTGGCGGGACGTCAACACGGCCGCGTCCCACGTGATCTTCTCCTTCGAGACCGCCGGGGCGGCCTACGGCGCCTGGGCACTGGGCGTCGAGAGCGCGGAACCGAGGCGGTGA
- a CDS encoding MFS transporter, producing MPGWLIALLAAASGMTVANLYYAQPLLSSFRDVFHLSTAAAGWLITLTQIGYVIGMLFLVPLGDRLEKRGLITALLTVTTLALVAAGLATNFPVLLIASLISGSTSVVAQILVPFAASLAPDHARGRIVGRVMSGLLTGILLSRTLSSLVSDVAGWRVVYLGSAVLMALLALTLRSALPQHAPTTTIPYVRVLHSTLRLIRVHPALLRRSLYQAAMFGAFSAFWTTISYVLTGPGFRYSPIGVGIFALVGAAGAAVAPLAGQWADRKLTRPMTGAAFVLAALAFALAGLGRHHIVLIALAAIVLDMTVQATLILGQHTIYQLDPHARARLNSAFIATFFLGGALGSQLGSLTYHSGGWTAVTALGAALPVLALLYWLTEHRRATERRAAHSAG from the coding sequence GTGCCAGGCTGGCTGATCGCGCTGCTGGCGGCCGCCTCCGGCATGACAGTCGCCAATCTGTACTACGCCCAGCCCCTGCTCTCCTCGTTCCGCGACGTCTTCCACCTCAGCACCGCCGCCGCCGGCTGGCTGATCACACTCACCCAGATCGGCTATGTGATCGGCATGCTCTTCCTGGTCCCGCTCGGCGACCGGCTGGAGAAACGCGGCCTGATCACAGCCCTGCTGACGGTCACCACCCTCGCACTGGTGGCGGCCGGACTCGCCACGAACTTCCCCGTGCTGCTGATCGCGTCCCTGATCAGCGGCTCCACCTCGGTCGTCGCCCAGATCCTGGTCCCGTTCGCCGCGAGCCTCGCCCCCGACCACGCCCGCGGCCGGATCGTGGGCCGGGTGATGAGCGGCCTGCTCACCGGGATCCTGCTCTCGCGCACCCTGAGCAGCCTGGTCTCCGACGTCGCCGGCTGGCGCGTGGTCTACCTGGGCTCCGCCGTCCTGATGGCCCTCCTCGCCCTCACCCTGCGCTCGGCCCTGCCCCAGCACGCGCCCACCACGACCATCCCGTACGTCCGGGTGCTGCACTCCACCCTTCGGCTGATCCGCGTCCACCCCGCGCTGCTGCGCCGCAGCCTGTACCAGGCGGCGATGTTCGGCGCCTTCAGCGCCTTCTGGACCACCATCTCCTACGTCCTCACCGGTCCCGGGTTCCGCTACTCCCCCATCGGCGTCGGGATCTTCGCCCTGGTCGGAGCCGCCGGCGCCGCCGTGGCGCCGCTGGCCGGGCAGTGGGCCGACCGCAAGCTGACCCGGCCCATGACCGGCGCCGCGTTCGTCCTGGCCGCGCTCGCCTTCGCCCTCGCGGGTCTCGGCCGGCACCACATCGTCCTGATCGCCCTCGCGGCCATCGTGCTCGACATGACCGTCCAGGCGACGCTCATACTCGGCCAGCACACCATCTACCAACTCGACCCGCACGCCCGCGCCCGCCTCAACAGCGCCTTCATCGCCACCTTCTTCCTCGGCGGCGCCCTCGGCTCCCAGCTCGGCTCGCTGACCTACCACTCCGGCGGCTGGACGGCGGTCACAGCCCTCGGCGCGGCCCTGCCCGTCCTCGCGCTCCTGTACTGGCTCACCGAGCACCGGAGGGCGACGGAGCGGCGCGCCGCCCACAGCGCCGGGTAG
- a CDS encoding AsnC family transcriptional regulator: MRQALDETDRRIVAVLLASPRAPWREVGRVLGLSERTVVRRAAPLYADGTLRATVVRNPACFPGLVPIALRIRCRPHQIRQVARALAGRGDTVWVDILGGGDEVSAVFFLDGPEARNALLLRDLPATDAVHSWTAHTLLRVFPTAFRWTAGLLSPEEADRLTPAPTTARPEPLDLDRTLIAALAEDGRSTYTELARRAGTTALTARRRLDALVRGQVLRLATEVDLALLGAHAEALLWINAQPGALQETAETVASHPQVRFTAATTGPANLLVAVAAADLDALYAFLVTVIGPLGGITAIDTTPLLATAKRTGLTRRSPGGGP; the protein is encoded by the coding sequence ATGCGACAGGCTCTCGACGAGACCGACCGCCGGATCGTGGCCGTTCTCCTCGCCTCGCCCCGTGCCCCCTGGCGTGAGGTCGGCCGCGTCCTCGGACTGTCGGAGCGCACCGTCGTACGCCGCGCCGCTCCGCTGTACGCCGACGGCACCCTGCGGGCCACCGTCGTCCGCAACCCCGCGTGCTTCCCCGGCCTGGTGCCCATCGCCCTGCGCATCCGCTGCCGCCCACACCAGATCCGGCAGGTGGCCCGCGCCCTCGCAGGCCGCGGCGACACCGTGTGGGTCGACATCCTCGGCGGCGGCGACGAGGTCTCCGCCGTCTTCTTCCTCGACGGCCCCGAGGCCCGCAACGCGCTTCTGCTGCGCGACCTGCCAGCGACCGACGCCGTGCACTCCTGGACCGCCCACACCCTGTTGCGGGTCTTCCCCACCGCGTTCCGCTGGACCGCCGGCCTGCTCTCACCGGAGGAAGCCGACCGGCTCACCCCCGCCCCGACGACCGCGCGGCCCGAGCCGCTGGACCTCGACAGGACGCTGATCGCGGCCCTCGCGGAGGACGGCCGCAGCACGTACACCGAACTCGCCCGCCGCGCGGGCACCACCGCGCTCACCGCCCGCCGGCGCCTCGACGCGCTCGTGCGCGGCCAGGTCCTGCGCCTGGCCACCGAGGTGGACCTCGCCCTGCTCGGCGCGCACGCCGAGGCCCTGCTGTGGATCAACGCGCAGCCCGGCGCACTGCAGGAGACCGCCGAGACTGTCGCCAGCCACCCGCAGGTCCGGTTCACCGCCGCGACGACCGGACCCGCCAACCTGCTGGTCGCCGTAGCCGCGGCCGACCTGGACGCCCTCTACGCCTTCCTCGTCACCGTGATCGGCCCGCTCGGCGGGATCACCGCGATCGACACGACCCCGCTCCTGGCGACGGCCAAACGCACCGGCCTCACCCGCCGCTCACCCGGAGGCGGTCCGTGA
- a CDS encoding MBL fold metallo-hydrolase, whose amino-acid sequence MSEERFEDGWYVDERCTNCDVARQLAPGLIGEVDGRSAILRQPRDHAEARLIHAAAYACHTRSIRRPGGRLDPAQDPFPMALDDTVYLCGHNSTHTAGANSYLLRRPDGTAMMVDTPRWSTALAARYEELGAITDVLLTHRDHVAHGRRYADRFGARLWIHEGDLDAAPDADHVLRGTDPAEIADGVIAYPLPGHTQGSVLYVADERYCFSGDSFYWSRTTGDLEVAESVTWYSITELAASLARTAGRLRFEWLLPGHGDRRRLPADEMARRLRKLTAHTRELRPRPVDLTAVRW is encoded by the coding sequence ATGAGTGAGGAACGGTTCGAGGACGGCTGGTACGTGGACGAGCGATGCACCAACTGCGATGTCGCACGGCAGCTCGCGCCGGGCTTGATCGGTGAGGTCGACGGCCGGTCGGCCATCCTGCGCCAGCCACGCGACCACGCCGAGGCGCGGCTTATCCACGCCGCCGCGTATGCCTGCCACACCCGGTCGATCCGTCGCCCGGGCGGACGGCTGGACCCGGCACAGGACCCCTTCCCGATGGCCCTGGACGACACCGTCTACCTGTGCGGACACAACTCCACGCACACCGCGGGCGCCAACTCCTACCTGTTACGTCGCCCCGACGGCACCGCGATGATGGTGGACACCCCGCGCTGGAGCACCGCGCTGGCCGCCCGCTACGAGGAACTGGGCGCCATCACCGACGTGTTGCTGACGCACCGCGACCATGTGGCGCACGGCCGGCGCTACGCCGACCGCTTCGGCGCCCGGCTGTGGATCCACGAAGGAGACCTCGACGCCGCCCCGGACGCCGACCACGTCCTGCGCGGCACCGACCCGGCGGAGATCGCGGACGGTGTGATCGCCTACCCGCTGCCCGGCCACACCCAGGGCAGCGTGCTCTATGTCGCCGACGAGCGGTACTGCTTCAGCGGCGACAGCTTCTACTGGTCACGCACGACCGGGGACCTCGAGGTGGCCGAGAGCGTCACCTGGTACTCCATCACCGAGCTGGCCGCCTCCTTGGCGCGCACCGCCGGCCGGCTGCGCTTCGAGTGGCTGCTGCCGGGCCACGGCGACCGCCGGCGCCTGCCCGCCGACGAGATGGCCCGGCGACTGCGCAAGCTGACAGCCCACACCCGCGAACTGCGGCCCCGGCCCGTCGACTTGACCGCTGTGCGCTGGTAG
- a CDS encoding dihydrofolate reductase family protein — protein MTVTADMAISLDGYVAGTDVSVGNPGGDGAEPLFEWIHNLASWRERQGMTGGAENRDSELMREWFDATGAVVMGRMMYDTGEEFWGDNPPFRTPVFVLTHRPRPTLVKEGGTTFVFVSDGIHSALERARAAAGDRNVDIAGGASTVRQYLREGLIDELQLHVVPALLGAGLRLFEGVGAGRRSLEQVRVVGTPRATHLKYRFVR, from the coding sequence GTGACCGTGACCGCGGATATGGCCATCTCCCTCGACGGGTACGTCGCCGGCACCGACGTCTCCGTCGGCAATCCGGGAGGAGACGGTGCCGAGCCGCTCTTCGAGTGGATCCACAACCTGGCGAGCTGGCGGGAACGCCAGGGCATGACCGGAGGGGCGGAGAACCGGGACTCCGAGCTGATGCGCGAGTGGTTCGACGCCACGGGAGCGGTGGTCATGGGCCGGATGATGTACGACACCGGCGAGGAGTTCTGGGGCGACAACCCGCCGTTCCGGACGCCGGTCTTCGTGCTCACCCACCGGCCCCGGCCGACCCTGGTCAAGGAGGGCGGCACCACGTTCGTCTTCGTCTCCGACGGCATCCACAGCGCCCTCGAACGGGCGAGGGCCGCCGCCGGCGACCGGAACGTCGACATCGCGGGTGGGGCGAGCACGGTGCGGCAGTACCTCAGGGAGGGCCTCATCGACGAGCTGCAGTTGCACGTGGTGCCCGCACTCCTCGGAGCGGGGCTGCGGCTCTTCGAGGGCGTGGGCGCCGGGCGGCGGAGCCTCGAACAGGTCAGGGTGGTCGGGACACCCCGCGCCACCCACCTGAAGTACCGCTTCGTACGGTGA
- the metE gene encoding 5-methyltetrahydropteroyltriglutamate--homocysteine S-methyltransferase: MTSKSAAAAARATVYGYPRQGRNRELKKAIEGYWKGRVTADTLRATAAELRRGTWRQLADAGVDEAPTGDFSYYDHVLDTTVMLGAIPARHRDAVAADPLAGYFALARGTQDVAPLEMTKWFDTNYHYLVPELGPDTVFTADSAKQVAELKEAVGLGLTARPVLVGPVTYLLLAKPAPGVAGDFEPLTLLDRLLPVYGEILADLRAAGAEWVQLDEPALVQDRTPAELNAAARAYRDLGALADRPQLLVASYFDRLGEALPVLAKAPVEGLALDFTEAAAANLDALAAVGGLPGKRLVAGVVNGRNIWVNDLKQSLATLGTLLGLADRVDVSPSCSLLHVPLDAAVERDIEPQILRWLAFARQKTAEVVTLAKGLTHGVDTIAAELAANRADLASRARSPLTRDAAVRARAAAVTEADARRSQPYAERASAQRARLGLPLLPTTTIGSFPQTAELRTARADLRAGRIGATGYEERVEAEIREVISFQEKTGLDVLVHGEPERNDMVQYFAEQLTGYLATQHGWVQSYGTRYVRPPILAGDVARPAPMTVRWTRYAQSLTDRPVKGMLTGPVTMLAWSFVRDDQPLAETARQVALALRDEVNDLEEAGTSVIQVDEPALRETLPLRAAGRAAYLSWATEAFRLSTGGVRPDTQIHTHMCYAEFGDIVQAIDDLDADVISLEAARSHMQVARELAAHGYPREAGPGVYDIHSPRVPGTQEAAELLRTGLRAMPAERLWVNPDCGLKTRGWPETRASLENLVAAARAVRAEL, from the coding sequence GTGACCAGCAAGTCCGCAGCCGCGGCAGCACGGGCCACCGTGTACGGCTACCCCCGCCAGGGCAGGAACCGCGAACTGAAGAAGGCGATCGAGGGCTACTGGAAGGGCCGTGTCACCGCCGACACCCTCCGGGCCACCGCGGCCGAACTGCGCCGCGGTACCTGGCGGCAGTTGGCGGACGCCGGCGTCGACGAGGCGCCGACCGGCGACTTCTCGTACTACGACCATGTACTCGACACCACCGTCATGCTCGGCGCGATCCCCGCACGCCACCGGGACGCGGTCGCCGCGGATCCGCTCGCCGGGTACTTCGCCCTGGCGCGCGGGACCCAGGACGTCGCGCCGCTGGAGATGACCAAGTGGTTCGACACCAACTACCACTATCTTGTGCCCGAGTTGGGCCCGGACACGGTGTTCACGGCCGACTCGGCCAAGCAGGTGGCGGAGCTCAAGGAGGCCGTCGGTCTGGGCCTGACCGCCCGGCCCGTCCTCGTCGGGCCCGTCACCTACCTGCTGCTGGCCAAGCCCGCGCCCGGCGTGGCCGGCGACTTCGAACCGCTCACCCTGCTGGACCGGCTGCTGCCGGTGTACGGCGAGATCCTCGCCGACCTGCGTGCGGCCGGCGCCGAGTGGGTCCAGCTCGACGAGCCCGCGCTCGTGCAGGACCGTACCCCGGCCGAACTGAACGCCGCAGCCCGCGCCTACCGCGATCTCGGAGCCCTCGCCGACCGGCCCCAACTGCTGGTGGCCTCCTATTTCGACCGGCTCGGCGAGGCGCTGCCCGTGCTGGCCAAGGCTCCGGTCGAGGGCCTGGCCCTGGACTTCACCGAGGCGGCCGCCGCCAACCTCGACGCCCTCGCGGCCGTCGGCGGGCTGCCCGGCAAGCGCCTGGTCGCCGGCGTCGTCAACGGCCGCAACATCTGGGTCAACGACCTCAAGCAGTCCCTCGCCACGCTCGGCACCCTGCTCGGTCTCGCGGACCGTGTCGACGTGTCGCCGTCCTGCTCCCTCCTGCATGTGCCGCTCGACGCCGCCGTGGAACGGGACATCGAGCCGCAGATCCTGCGCTGGCTCGCCTTCGCCCGGCAGAAGACCGCCGAGGTCGTCACCCTCGCCAAGGGCCTCACCCACGGCGTCGACACGATCGCCGCGGAACTGGCCGCGAACCGGGCCGACCTGGCCTCCCGCGCCCGCTCCCCCCTCACCCGCGACGCGGCCGTACGGGCTCGTGCGGCCGCCGTCACCGAGGCCGACGCGCGCCGCTCCCAGCCGTACGCCGAGCGGGCCTCGGCCCAGCGTGCCCGCCTCGGTCTGCCGCTGCTGCCCACGACCACGATCGGTTCGTTCCCGCAGACCGCCGAACTGCGCACAGCCCGCGCCGACCTGCGTGCCGGCCGCATCGGCGCGACCGGCTACGAGGAGCGCGTCGAGGCGGAGATCCGCGAGGTGATCTCCTTCCAGGAGAAGACCGGACTCGACGTCCTGGTCCACGGTGAGCCCGAACGCAACGACATGGTCCAGTACTTCGCTGAACAGCTCACCGGCTACCTCGCCACCCAGCACGGCTGGGTCCAGTCCTACGGCACCCGCTACGTCCGCCCGCCGATCCTCGCCGGTGACGTCGCGCGGCCGGCACCGATGACCGTGCGCTGGACGCGGTACGCCCAGTCACTGACGGACCGCCCCGTCAAGGGCATGCTCACCGGCCCCGTCACGATGCTCGCCTGGTCCTTCGTCCGCGACGACCAGCCCCTCGCCGAGACCGCCCGGCAGGTCGCCCTCGCCCTGCGCGACGAGGTGAACGACCTGGAGGAGGCGGGGACTTCGGTGATCCAGGTCGACGAGCCGGCGCTGCGCGAGACCCTGCCGCTGCGCGCCGCCGGCCGCGCCGCCTATCTCTCCTGGGCCACCGAGGCGTTCCGGCTCAGCACGGGTGGCGTACGCCCGGACACCCAGATCCACACCCACATGTGTTACGCCGAGTTCGGTGACATCGTCCAGGCCATCGACGACCTCGACGCCGATGTGATCAGCCTGGAGGCCGCCCGCTCCCATATGCAGGTCGCCCGGGAACTGGCCGCGCACGGCTACCCGCGCGAGGCCGGACCCGGTGTCTATGACATCCACTCCCCGCGCGTCCCCGGCACACAGGAGGCGGCCGAACTGCTGCGCACCGGCCTGCGGGCGATGCCCGCCGAACGGCTGTGGGTCAACCCCGACTGCGGCCTGAAGACCCGCGGCTGGCCGGAGACCCGCGCCTCGCTGGAGAACCTGGTCGCGGCCGCCCGCGCGGTACGAGCGGAGCTGTAG
- a CDS encoding SDR family NAD(P)-dependent oxidoreductase has translation MASVDLTGRVALVTGATSGIGAVTAMLLAERGAHVLVAGRDAARGESVVNGIRARGGKADFVADDLRDAASAGGRPSRAPRSAALRRPRPSRRRRG, from the coding sequence ATGGCTTCTGTTGATCTGACCGGGCGGGTGGCTCTGGTGACCGGGGCGACCAGCGGAATCGGCGCCGTGACCGCGATGCTGCTCGCCGAGCGCGGTGCGCACGTGCTGGTCGCGGGACGCGACGCAGCCCGCGGCGAGAGCGTCGTCAACGGCATCCGGGCGCGCGGCGGCAAGGCGGACTTCGTCGCCGACGACCTGCGGGACGCGGCCTCGGCCGGCGGCCGGCCCAGCAGGGCACCGCGTTCAGCAGCGCTGCGCCGACCTCGGCCCAGCCGACGTCGACGAGGGTGA
- a CDS encoding LysR family transcriptional regulator, with the protein MQRGASPLGRALRHRERMVDLRQMEVVVAVADAGGFTAAARRLHVVQSAVSGAVRALERELGTPLFTRNTHRVALTPAGEAFVPAARATLRAAELTREAVDAAKGELRGRVTVGIMQGVWAGLHHALAALRSEHPGVVVQLRQAAVTDIRQALREGTVDLAVVALDRQQQRGLVTRLLSREELVLVASPRRDLATSAPEGTVEPDEVARLPLVDFTPGWAIRHSVDRAFRAAGVEHTTTFEVNDILAASELVRNDLGVCIMPPSIAGRFPDLTTYRFARHAPSWKVMVVRPHGEPPAAVEALLRHIT; encoded by the coding sequence ATGCAGCGAGGAGCCTCGCCCCTCGGACGGGCGCTGCGTCATCGGGAGCGGATGGTGGACCTGCGGCAGATGGAAGTCGTCGTCGCGGTGGCGGACGCGGGCGGGTTCACCGCGGCGGCGCGGCGGCTGCACGTGGTCCAGTCCGCCGTGTCCGGCGCGGTCCGCGCTCTCGAACGCGAGCTGGGCACCCCGCTGTTCACCCGGAACACCCACCGCGTAGCGCTCACCCCGGCCGGGGAGGCGTTCGTACCCGCGGCCCGGGCGACACTGCGGGCCGCCGAGCTGACCCGCGAGGCGGTCGACGCGGCCAAGGGAGAACTGCGCGGCCGGGTGACCGTCGGCATCATGCAGGGGGTCTGGGCGGGGCTGCACCACGCGCTGGCCGCGCTGCGGTCGGAGCACCCGGGGGTGGTGGTCCAGCTGCGCCAGGCCGCGGTGACCGACATCCGGCAAGCCCTGCGCGAGGGCACGGTGGACCTGGCGGTGGTCGCGCTGGACCGCCAGCAGCAGCGCGGGCTCGTGACCCGGCTGCTGTCCCGCGAGGAACTGGTCCTGGTCGCCTCCCCGCGCCGGGACCTCGCCACCAGCGCCCCCGAGGGCACCGTCGAACCGGATGAGGTCGCCCGGTTGCCTCTGGTGGACTTCACCCCGGGCTGGGCGATCCGCCACTCCGTCGACCGGGCCTTCCGCGCCGCCGGCGTCGAACACACCACGACCTTCGAGGTGAACGACATCCTGGCCGCGTCCGAACTGGTCCGCAACGACCTGGGCGTCTGCATCATGCCCCCGTCCATCGCCGGCCGCTTCCCCGACCTGACGACCTACCGGTTCGCCCGGCACGCACCCAGCTGGAAGGTCATGGTGGTACGCCCGCACGGCGAGCCACCCGCGGCGGTCGAGGCACTGCTGCGGCACATCACCTGA
- a CDS encoding NADPH:quinone reductase: protein MRAAYIEELGPADVIRYGEIAAPRPGPTDVLVDVLATTVNPVDTFVRSGLFPTHVDFPFVVGRDLVGTVAQAGPGVTGLRAGDRVWCNSLGHGGRQGAAAEQAVVAADRLYRLPEGVDPYAAVAAVHPAATAYLALFVHGRLHVGETLLVAGAAGNVGSALVTMAVRAGARVLATAGSRDAQYCAELGAAEVFDYRDPDLAEQIRGAAPSGIDLYLDTAGVNDLETTVGLLARRGRVVLLAGARTRPVLPAGALYMNDRSVVGFVISHATPDELAEAAAYINDLFRQGVLSPRGIEVFPLSAAADVHARMEKGELRGRRAVLCTDVTAGD from the coding sequence ATGCGTGCTGCCTACATCGAAGAGCTGGGTCCGGCGGACGTCATCCGGTACGGCGAGATCGCCGCTCCCCGGCCCGGTCCCACCGATGTACTGGTCGATGTCCTGGCCACCACGGTCAATCCGGTGGACACGTTCGTCCGGTCGGGTCTCTTCCCCACACACGTGGACTTCCCCTTCGTCGTCGGCCGTGACCTGGTCGGCACGGTCGCGCAGGCGGGCCCCGGGGTCACCGGCCTCCGGGCCGGGGACCGGGTGTGGTGCAACAGCCTCGGGCACGGAGGCAGGCAGGGCGCGGCGGCGGAGCAGGCAGTCGTGGCGGCCGACCGGCTGTACCGCCTGCCCGAGGGAGTCGACCCGTACGCCGCGGTCGCCGCGGTCCATCCGGCGGCGACCGCCTATCTGGCTCTGTTCGTCCACGGGCGGCTCCACGTGGGCGAGACCTTGCTGGTCGCCGGCGCCGCGGGCAACGTCGGCAGCGCCCTGGTGACCATGGCGGTACGGGCCGGCGCCCGCGTCCTCGCCACGGCCGGCTCGCGGGACGCTCAGTACTGCGCGGAGCTGGGCGCGGCCGAGGTGTTCGACTACCGGGACCCGGACCTGGCCGAGCAGATCCGCGGGGCCGCGCCCTCGGGGATCGACCTGTACCTGGACACGGCGGGCGTCAACGACCTGGAGACCACCGTCGGCCTCCTCGCCCGCAGGGGCCGCGTGGTGCTGCTGGCCGGCGCCAGGACCCGCCCCGTGCTGCCCGCCGGGGCGCTCTACATGAACGACCGGTCCGTCGTGGGATTCGTGATCTCCCACGCGACCCCCGACGAACTCGCCGAAGCCGCCGCATACATCAACGACCTCTTCCGCCAGGGTGTGCTGAGCCCGCGCGGCATCGAGGTCTTCCCGCTGAGCGCGGCGGCCGACGTGCACGCCCGTATGGAGAAGGGCGAACTGCGCGGACGGCGCGCCGTGCTGTGCACGGACGTGACAGCCGGAGACTGA